The following proteins come from a genomic window of Winogradskyella sp. PC-19:
- a CDS encoding response regulator transcription factor: MKQILLAEDDIDFGNILKQYLKISGYQVTWEKDGRAALERFQKDTFNICVFDVMMPKMDGFTLAEKVIELKPETPFIFLTARKLKEDKIRGLKLGADDYIVKPFEADELVLRLQNILKRTEKATEELPKTDVLKISNYNFNTNRLELTCGDYKQQLTQKEAELIHFLFEHKNQLLKREDILKAVWKNDDFFSGRSMDVFISRLRKYFKQDPLISIESIRNVGLEFKVS, encoded by the coding sequence ATGAAACAGATTTTATTAGCTGAAGACGATATTGATTTTGGAAATATTTTAAAACAATATCTCAAAATTTCAGGATATCAAGTTACTTGGGAAAAAGATGGAAGAGCAGCTTTAGAACGCTTTCAAAAAGACACGTTTAACATCTGTGTTTTTGATGTTATGATGCCTAAAATGGATGGATTTACATTAGCTGAAAAAGTCATTGAACTTAAACCAGAAACACCCTTTATATTTCTTACTGCCAGAAAGCTTAAAGAAGATAAAATAAGAGGTCTTAAACTCGGTGCAGACGACTACATCGTAAAACCTTTTGAAGCTGACGAGTTGGTTTTACGACTTCAAAACATTTTGAAACGTACCGAAAAAGCTACTGAAGAATTGCCAAAAACAGACGTTTTAAAAATAAGTAACTACAACTTCAATACTAACCGCTTAGAACTCACTTGTGGTGATTACAAACAACAGCTAACACAAAAAGAAGCCGAACTCATCCACTTCTTATTTGAGCATAAAAACCAATTACTAAAGCGCGAAGACATCTTAAAAGCCGTTTGGAAAAATGACGATTTCTTCTCTGGTCGTAGTATGGATGTTTTTATCAGCAGACTTCGTAAATATTTTAAGCAAGACCCTTTAATTTCTATTGAAAGTATAAGAAATGTTGGACTTGAATTTAAGGTAAGTTAA
- a CDS encoding 3'-5' exonuclease — protein sequence MISKLNLENILFLDIETVPEVENFKDLDTTKQELWESKSKYQRRDDYTAEEFYDRAGIWAEFGKIICISVGYFKMEGDIRAFRVTSFYGDEITILKDFKNLLISHFSQQKHLLCAHNGKEFDFPYIARRMIIHNIELPYKLNLFGKKPWEVPHLDTLELWKFGDYKTYTSLKLLTNVLGIPSPKDDIDGSEVYHVYYDENDIDRIIIYCEKDTIAVAQIFLRLRGDELLHDNEIKHI from the coding sequence ATGATTTCTAAACTCAATCTTGAAAACATACTATTTCTTGATATAGAAACCGTACCAGAAGTTGAAAATTTCAAAGATTTAGACACTACTAAACAAGAGCTTTGGGAATCTAAATCAAAGTACCAACGGAGAGATGATTATACTGCTGAAGAGTTTTATGACCGTGCTGGTATTTGGGCAGAATTTGGGAAAATTATCTGTATTTCTGTCGGTTACTTTAAAATGGAAGGTGATATAAGAGCTTTTAGAGTCACTTCTTTTTACGGTGATGAAATTACAATTTTAAAAGACTTCAAAAATCTATTAATCTCGCATTTTAGTCAACAAAAACATTTGCTTTGTGCACATAACGGGAAAGAATTTGACTTCCCTTATATCGCTAGGCGAATGATTATTCACAATATAGAATTACCTTATAAGCTTAATTTATTTGGGAAAAAGCCTTGGGAAGTTCCTCATTTAGACACTCTCGAATTATGGAAGTTTGGCGACTATAAAACCTACACATCATTAAAATTATTGACTAATGTTTTAGGTATTCCTTCTCCCAAAGATGATATAGATGGTAGTGAAGTTTACCATGTGTATTATGATGAAAACGACATTGACCGCATCATTATCTATTGCGAAAAAGATACAATTGCTGTCGCACAGATTTTCTTGCGATTACGCGGTGATGAGTTACT
- a CDS encoding CNNM domain-containing protein — translation MGLLVFYAVISIFFSFLCSILEAVLLSITPTFLNLKKNEGKAYAADLETLKKDVDRPLIAILTLNTIAHTVGAILVGVQAKVAYAEMYGSETISVFGINFTEDLMVGVVSTIMTILILVASEIIPKTIGATYWKQLANFTTKALNILIFPLKWTGILWILQLTTKLIGGKGHGSVLSREGFAAMAEIAHEEGVFEESESKVIKNLLNFKEVQAKDVMTPRTVMKTENETMTVEAFFNANSNIRFSRIPVYTDDSDNITGLVLKVDVFKEMAFGNGEKLLSELKRNIIIVNRSLPIPTLFEQLVESRNHMALVVDEYGSVSGLVTMEDVIETLLGLEIMDESDNVSDLQLLARKSWETRAKRLGIIEEDNTED, via the coding sequence ATGGGTTTACTCGTTTTCTACGCAGTTATTTCAATATTTTTTTCTTTTTTATGTTCCATTTTAGAGGCTGTCCTTTTAAGTATCACACCAACATTTTTAAATCTTAAGAAAAATGAAGGCAAAGCGTACGCAGCCGATTTAGAAACCTTAAAAAAAGATGTCGATAGACCATTAATTGCCATTTTAACTCTAAATACTATTGCACATACAGTAGGTGCTATCTTAGTTGGTGTACAGGCAAAAGTAGCTTATGCTGAAATGTATGGTTCAGAAACCATCAGTGTTTTTGGAATAAATTTTACAGAAGACCTGATGGTTGGTGTAGTTTCAACAATTATGACGATTCTAATATTAGTCGCTTCCGAAATTATACCAAAAACTATTGGGGCTACTTATTGGAAGCAATTAGCAAATTTTACTACAAAAGCGCTAAATATTTTAATATTCCCGCTCAAATGGACTGGGATTCTATGGATTTTGCAATTGACCACAAAACTTATTGGAGGCAAAGGTCATGGTAGTGTTTTAAGTCGTGAAGGTTTTGCTGCAATGGCAGAAATTGCACACGAAGAAGGTGTCTTTGAGGAAAGTGAGAGTAAGGTTATTAAAAATTTACTCAACTTTAAAGAAGTACAAGCCAAAGATGTTATGACACCACGTACGGTCATGAAAACAGAGAATGAAACCATGACAGTCGAAGCTTTTTTTAATGCAAATTCTAACATTAGATTCTCTAGAATACCTGTTTATACAGACGATTCTGATAATATTACAGGCCTTGTTTTAAAAGTTGATGTTTTTAAAGAAATGGCATTTGGAAATGGCGAAAAACTCTTATCTGAGTTAAAACGAAATATTATCATTGTAAATCGTAGTTTGCCAATACCAACATTATTTGAGCAATTGGTTGAAAGTCGAAACCACATGGCTTTAGTAGTTGACGAATACGGTTCTGTTAGTGGTTTAGTAACTATGGAGGACGTTATCGAAACGCTTCTTGGGCTTGAAATTATGGACGAAAGTGATAATGTTTCTGACCTACAACTATTAGCACGCAAAAGCTGGGAAACTAGAGCAAAACGCCTTGGTATAATAGAAGAAGACAATACCGAAGATTAA
- a CDS encoding serine hydrolase domain-containing protein, whose protein sequence is MKFLKKLLKVLVIFFGLLIAILYITDTDYLLKAVRTIYMRGHTTAYLEDYKHFDNQQIEASDNPQTWPYHLDYNSKKETERLTKANKDWGSIAYVIIKNDSIWFENYYDGFNQDSKSNSFSMAKSYVSGLMGKAIMQGHIKSLDQPVCDFLPAFCDGKAAKMTVGDLSSMSSGTNWDEAYYSPLSITTRAYFDDDLAKVMNGLKVVDEPGQAFKYASGDTQMLAMVIEKATGKKLYDYFEESFWKPLGSENETLWQVDSRKKDLVKAYCCIASNAKDFARFGKLYKDHGKWNGKQILDSAFVAKSVVPRFPQSPEYGYGWWLKKHMGKDFFMMRGHLGQYVFVQPEDNVIIVRLGHQKSPDIGTKTYTDDISLYIEEAYKMLEK, encoded by the coding sequence ATGAAATTCCTGAAAAAACTACTAAAAGTTCTAGTCATATTCTTCGGATTATTAATCGCAATCCTTTACATAACAGATACTGATTATTTATTAAAAGCGGTAAGAACCATTTACATGCGTGGTCATACAACTGCATATCTTGAAGATTATAAACACTTTGACAATCAACAAATAGAAGCAAGTGACAATCCACAAACTTGGCCTTATCATCTTGACTACAACTCTAAAAAAGAAACTGAACGTTTAACAAAGGCTAATAAAGATTGGGGAAGCATTGCATACGTAATTATAAAAAATGACAGTATTTGGTTTGAGAATTATTACGATGGTTTTAATCAAGATTCTAAATCCAACTCTTTTTCGATGGCAAAAAGTTATGTATCTGGTTTAATGGGTAAAGCCATTATGCAAGGTCATATTAAAAGTTTAGATCAACCTGTTTGCGATTTTCTGCCAGCATTTTGTGATGGTAAAGCAGCTAAAATGACTGTGGGAGATTTGAGTAGCATGTCTTCTGGTACCAATTGGGACGAAGCCTATTATTCACCATTATCCATAACGACTCGTGCTTATTTTGATGACGATTTAGCAAAAGTTATGAATGGTCTTAAAGTAGTTGACGAACCTGGACAAGCTTTTAAATATGCCAGTGGCGATACCCAGATGTTAGCCATGGTCATCGAAAAAGCAACAGGAAAAAAACTCTATGATTATTTTGAAGAAAGCTTTTGGAAACCCTTAGGAAGTGAAAATGAAACGCTTTGGCAAGTCGATAGCAGAAAAAAAGACTTAGTAAAAGCGTATTGCTGTATTGCGAGTAACGCCAAAGATTTTGCACGTTTCGGAAAACTTTATAAAGACCATGGCAAATGGAATGGTAAACAAATTTTAGATTCTGCTTTTGTAGCTAAATCTGTAGTGCCAAGATTTCCTCAAAGTCCAGAATATGGTTACGGTTGGTGGCTTAAAAAACACATGGGCAAAGACTTTTTTATGATGCGCGGCCATTTGGGACAATATGTATTTGTACAGCCAGAAGACAATGTGATTATTGTAAGATTAGGTCATCAAAAATCACCTGATATTGGCACCAAAACCTACACAGACGACATTAGTCTATATATTGAAGAGGCTTATAAAATGTTAGAAAAATAA
- a CDS encoding DUF4442 domain-containing protein, protein MYKSGTEFLKRFIKVSTIYKYGFNWSPMYRRSTAKLISVSDDLHYVKIRLKLNWKNRNYAGSIFGGSMLSATDPIYMIQLIQILGNDYVVWDKAVEARYKKPAKSTIYGEFIFSEDEIRVLKKVIEKNNETDILKTMSLVDEKQNIIATFNKTLYIADKSFYKEKLNKRKTKN, encoded by the coding sequence ATGTATAAGTCGGGTACAGAATTTTTAAAAAGATTCATTAAAGTCTCTACAATTTACAAGTATGGCTTTAATTGGTCACCAATGTATAGACGCTCTACTGCAAAACTGATTTCCGTTAGTGACGATTTACATTATGTAAAAATCCGACTAAAACTCAATTGGAAAAACCGAAATTATGCAGGCTCAATTTTTGGAGGTAGTATGTTATCTGCAACTGACCCTATTTATATGATACAATTGATTCAAATACTTGGAAATGATTATGTAGTTTGGGACAAAGCAGTAGAAGCACGCTATAAAAAACCTGCAAAAAGCACTATTTATGGCGAGTTTATCTTCTCAGAAGACGAAATCAGAGTACTAAAAAAAGTCATTGAAAAAAATAACGAAACAGACATTTTAAAAACCATGAGTCTCGTTGATGAAAAGCAGAATATAATTGCTACTTTTAATAAAACACTTTATATCGCTGACAAAAGTTTTTATAAAGAGAAACTCAATAAACGTAAAACAAAAAACTAA
- a CDS encoding penicillin acylase family protein: MKYVKLILSFTLAAGVFYALNTKFGSIPALGKFLAPNQGIWQNESEEIITGEILIPSLENEVTVHYDAQLIPHIFAKNDTDLYKAQGYITAKHRLWQMEFQTYAAAGRLSEILGESALEYDREQRRNGMLFGAENSLNIIKKDPEALALLEAYSSGVNAYINSLSAENYPVEYKLLSYAPEAWSTEKTMHLLMYMTDMLCGREYDLEFTNTLKKFGKERFDMLFPDFYDIIDPVVPKETDWSFIDTEITQIPDSELPKDSVSISKLMEKPHPNNGSNNWAISPKKSSSGNAILASDPHLGLNLPSIWFVMQLSTPEHNVYGATLPGTIGVIIGFNEDISWGVTNATRDVKDWYKIEFEDQNRQAYKYNNQWKKTELRLEEIKIKGAKTYIDSVVYTHHGPVSYDRTFRSDDELKGYAMKWAGHTGHNFTDLFYKLNRGKNYDDYRDAIKNHVAPAQNFIFASKTGDIGMWVQGQFANKWKGQGKFLLDGSKPEHDWQSYIPSKYNAHSKNPERGFLSSANQHPTDSMYPFYVYNDGYDTYRSRIINDFLRSKEEFDIQDFKDLQNSNFNLKASEIVPYLIENLDVSELNDAEKEAYDLMKAWDFDNHIESKAPGFFSSWNNALYNLVWDEFDVEDETLKWPFTYQYMYMLKNHPNDDFMDIQNTPEKETAKDLIKQSFITTVEKLNKWAEKNGDYDWANYKRTYVGHLLQALPAFSVQNIPIGGDGNTVNATTRNHGPSWRMVVEMGDTPKGYGIYPGGQSGNPGSKYYDNFIDDWAKGNYFKINFMQSKTDSTSTTSLQTLKPSN, translated from the coding sequence ATGAAATACGTAAAACTAATCCTTTCTTTCACTCTTGCAGCAGGTGTTTTTTATGCTCTAAACACCAAATTTGGAAGTATCCCTGCGCTTGGTAAATTCTTGGCACCAAACCAAGGCATTTGGCAAAATGAAAGCGAAGAAATCATCACAGGAGAAATCTTAATTCCATCTTTAGAGAACGAAGTGACTGTGCATTACGATGCCCAATTGATTCCGCATATATTCGCCAAAAACGATACCGATTTATACAAAGCACAAGGCTATATCACAGCAAAACATCGTTTGTGGCAAATGGAGTTTCAAACTTATGCGGCGGCTGGTCGCTTATCTGAAATTCTTGGCGAGAGCGCTTTAGAATACGACCGCGAACAACGTCGTAACGGTATGCTTTTCGGTGCAGAAAATAGCTTGAATATCATCAAAAAAGACCCAGAAGCTTTAGCTTTATTAGAAGCCTATAGTTCTGGTGTTAATGCATATATCAATAGCTTATCAGCTGAAAATTACCCTGTAGAATACAAATTACTAAGCTATGCACCAGAAGCTTGGAGTACCGAAAAAACAATGCATCTATTAATGTATATGACAGATATGCTATGCGGCCGTGAATATGATTTAGAGTTTACCAATACACTCAAGAAATTTGGTAAAGAACGTTTTGACATGCTATTTCCTGATTTCTATGATATTATTGACCCAGTCGTTCCTAAAGAAACAGATTGGAGTTTTATTGATACCGAAATTACGCAAATTCCAGATAGCGAATTACCAAAAGATTCGGTTTCTATTTCAAAACTAATGGAAAAACCACACCCAAATAATGGTAGTAATAACTGGGCAATTTCGCCAAAAAAATCATCATCTGGGAATGCTATTTTAGCCAGTGATCCACATTTAGGATTAAACTTGCCATCTATTTGGTTTGTGATGCAATTATCTACGCCAGAACATAATGTTTATGGCGCAACATTGCCTGGAACTATCGGTGTGATTATTGGTTTTAACGAGGATATTTCTTGGGGTGTAACAAACGCTACTAGAGACGTTAAAGATTGGTACAAAATAGAGTTTGAAGACCAAAATCGTCAAGCCTATAAGTACAATAACCAATGGAAAAAAACTGAATTACGTCTCGAAGAAATTAAAATTAAAGGTGCCAAGACCTATATAGACTCTGTTGTTTACACACATCATGGTCCTGTAAGTTACGACCGCACATTTCGCAGCGATGATGAACTTAAAGGTTATGCTATGAAATGGGCAGGACATACCGGTCATAACTTCACAGACTTGTTTTATAAGCTCAATCGAGGTAAAAATTATGATGACTACCGTGATGCTATTAAAAATCATGTAGCACCGGCACAGAATTTTATTTTTGCTTCAAAAACAGGTGATATAGGCATGTGGGTACAAGGACAATTTGCTAATAAATGGAAAGGTCAAGGCAAGTTTCTACTTGATGGTAGTAAACCAGAACATGATTGGCAAAGTTATATTCCTTCAAAATACAATGCACACAGTAAAAACCCTGAGCGTGGTTTTTTGAGTTCTGCCAATCAACACCCAACTGACTCTATGTACCCATTTTATGTGTATAATGATGGCTATGACACCTATCGTTCCCGAATAATTAATGATTTTTTAAGGTCAAAAGAAGAATTTGACATTCAAGATTTTAAGGACTTACAGAATAGTAATTTTAACTTGAAAGCAAGTGAAATTGTACCATACCTCATTGAAAATTTAGATGTTTCAGAATTAAATGATGCTGAAAAAGAAGCCTATGATTTAATGAAAGCTTGGGACTTTGATAACCATATAGAGAGTAAAGCACCTGGTTTCTTTTCTAGTTGGAACAATGCGCTTTACAATTTAGTTTGGGATGAATTCGACGTAGAAGACGAAACCTTAAAATGGCCTTTTACTTATCAGTATATGTATATGCTGAAAAATCATCCAAATGATGATTTTATGGATATCCAGAATACACCAGAGAAAGAAACAGCTAAAGATTTAATCAAGCAATCTTTTATTACAACGGTTGAAAAATTAAACAAATGGGCAGAAAAAAATGGAGATTATGACTGGGCAAATTATAAGCGTACTTATGTAGGGCATTTACTCCAAGCATTACCGGCATTTTCAGTACAAAATATCCCAATTGGCGGCGACGGAAATACGGTAAATGCGACTACTAGAAATCATGGCCCTTCATGGCGTATGGTTGTAGAAATGGGAGATACACCAAAAGGATATGGTATATATCCTGGTGGGCAATCCGGAAATCCAGGTAGTAAATATTACGATAATTTTATTGATGATTGGGCAAAAGGGAACTATTTTAAAATCAACTTTATGCAATCTAAAACGGATAGTACTTCAACCACATCTTTACAAACTTTAAAGCCTTCAAACTAA
- a CDS encoding methylated-DNA--[protein]-cysteine S-methyltransferase yields MQTCTVETPLGHAVITGDINGVSSVSIKDTTEGLSEYIPEDLRDCVTQLKAYFREERKDFDLKLNPLGTHFQKKVWQYLQQIPFGKTCSYLELSKKIGDPKAIRAVANANGKNPLWIIVPCHRVIGSDGSLTGYAGGLHRKQWLINHESENKQQTLF; encoded by the coding sequence ATGCAAACTTGCACTGTTGAAACGCCTTTAGGTCACGCCGTAATTACTGGCGATATCAATGGTGTCTCTTCAGTTTCAATAAAAGATACAACTGAAGGGTTATCAGAATATATTCCTGAAGATTTACGCGATTGTGTCACCCAACTCAAAGCTTATTTTAGAGAAGAACGAAAAGATTTTGATTTAAAATTAAATCCTTTGGGTACTCATTTTCAGAAAAAAGTATGGCAATATTTACAGCAAATTCCGTTTGGTAAAACATGTTCTTATCTAGAACTCTCCAAAAAAATAGGCGACCCAAAAGCAATAAGAGCTGTAGCAAATGCTAATGGCAAAAATCCACTTTGGATAATTGTGCCTTGTCATCGCGTTATTGGCAGTGACGGCAGTTTAACAGGTTATGCAGGCGGTTTACACAGAAAGCAATGGCTAATTAATCATGAAAGTGAAAACAAACAACAAACTTTATTTTAA